TGGAAATTGCGGAAACGATTGAGGAGTTTAGGAAATCCAACCCACCGATCTTTTCCAGCGATCGATTTCTTGTTTCCGACTCCACCAATCAGTGGGAGGATTTTGATTTTCCAATTCGGCTTGATGTCGAATTAGTGCCGTTTGCTCTTCCAAGGTAGTTAATCCGATGGCGCTCCTCCTTTGATTTACTTCTGAGGGATTTTCAATTTCATTGGGCACCAATTGCCCTTGATCGTTCCAGTCAAACTGGGTTCCGTAGGATTGTGGTTTTCCCTCTAGGACTGCGATTCGGTCCCCCAAATACGCCAAATCCTTGGCTGAAACTTGGTGATTTTGAACTTCAACTTCCAAAAGTTGAAGGCAATTTTTCATAAAAGTGGGTTGCTCGATCGAATGCTGGACGATCAACCAGGCAGCTTCGCTCGCCTCCTGCCCCACTAGCACTTGGGTGGGATAGCCGATCTTTTGGATAATTTGCTCCAATTGCTTGGTATTTCGGAGATGAACCTTTTTCATTTCCGGATTATACCCCTTCCCCAATTGTCCATTTTGAATCAATCTTTCCCGAACCGCCAAATCTTCATTTCTCATTTCGATCAGCAATTCAGCTATTTCAGGGTAAATCATAGGATAAGATTTTTTTATTAACCGATACTCCTTTTAAAAAAACGAAAAGCAATTGAAGATCATGAATTAAGACAATTTTGCAATGATGGGAATCTTTCAAGGCAAGTCGTACCCCTTTTTTGAATTTGCTATTCTTTTTCCTTTCTCATCATAATCGAAATTCCGATCCATCCCTCAGTGGGAAAGGTCGTTGTTTCAACAAATTCCCAACCTTCCGATTCATATTCAGAAGCCTTGAGCAGCGCAGGTGTAAAATCCAGAAAATCATTCGTTTTTAGATCCTTAGCATTGATGGATTGAAAAGCCTCTTGGGTAGAACTGATTTTGAGCACCTTCGAAGATTGTACTATGGTAAGGTAGTCGAATGTCTTTTTTTGTGGATTACTCGTAAATCCTACGATAAATGCAGTCAGTAAAAAGCTGTCCCGAGTACAAGTAATTTCTTGGTCATGATTTTTTGATTTGAAGTCCCTAAGTCCTTACGCCAACGTTAGGCGGCTAGGTAAGTTGGTAAAATGGACACTAAAATCTGGCAAGACTCCATTCCAATTAATTTGGGATCGATTGGAGAAAAAGAATAGCCAAAAGAATTTTGGGTGGTAGCTAACTCATTTATAAACGTAACTAAACCTAATTATTTCTTTTTATTTAAAAAATCCATTTCTAGCCAATCAGGGAAGTTTATCCGACAACAAACGACTACAATCGAATACAAACACTTAGCTACCGACTTACTTTTTTCCCTTCCCCCAACTTTGGTCCATCAGTTCTCCTCTAGCGGAAATTGTTAAACCAAATCTTTCACACTTAATCTTTTAAAATTATGAACGCGCTAAGAAACAAAGTTCAACTCATCGGTCGCCTAGGTGCCAAAGTCGAAATCAAAAACCTAGAAAATGGTAAAATCGTGGGAAATGTAAACATTGCCA
Above is a window of Algoriphagus sanaruensis DNA encoding:
- a CDS encoding DUF6624 domain-containing protein: MIYPEIAELLIEMRNEDLAVRERLIQNGQLGKGYNPEMKKVHLRNTKQLEQIIQKIGYPTQVLVGQEASEAAWLIVQHSIEQPTFMKNCLQLLEVEVQNHQVSAKDLAYLGDRIAVLEGKPQSYGTQFDWNDQGQLVPNEIENPSEVNQRRSAIGLTTLEEQTALIRHQAELENQNPPTDWWSRKQEIDRWKRSVGWIS